A section of the Maniola hyperantus chromosome 23, iAphHyp1.2, whole genome shotgun sequence genome encodes:
- the LOC117993260 gene encoding facilitated trehalose transporter Tret1-like, with translation MGVTQNISPFMRQCFVTATVGFNIVSFGCAIGFPAILMPQLHEKDSLFHLTKDQESWIAAILPLSVLLGNFIAPPIMDRLGRKMTHYVLTLVSLVGWYITIMATSFEALMISRLWQGVSGGLLTTMRSVLIGEYTSPKNRGAFLTTVSLTQAFGVFLSHLLGSLLTWQMVALICVFFPFISLIMVIYTPESPSWLVTRGRYDECREIFRWLRGYDEEEELADMIQSRLAYERAEIKESIRKSERNWFRNFMTMIRKREFYKPIILMVISNILMHLSGASTFAPYATMILGLLMGPNANAYFWMVFLDAQRIVSNTLAVYIINRVNRRTMVFATGALSVISHIAIVIYVYYKQNGWNYEYIWLPALLINLQFLAVGMGMVPMPQVIGGEIFPLEYRSTGGTISMATGTGFMFVALKTFPDLIEKTGLHGTYGIYAIILLVNLILMMAWLPETRGKTLQEIEDELRGRPLKLEEIQARESLQSNPIEIYKRKMSERRCSSPTIV, from the exons ATGGGAGTTACGCAGAACATTTCTCCGTTCATGAGACAG TGCTTTGTAACTGCGACGGTGGGTTTCAATATAGTCAGTTTCGGATGTGCGATCGGTTTCCCCGCAATTTTAATGCCTCAGCTGCACGAAAAGGACTCGCTTTTCCACCTTACAAAAGACCAGGAGTCATGGATTG cgGCCATACTCCCTCTGAGCGTGCTGTTAGGCAATTTCATCGCTCCGCCGATCATGGACCGGCTAGGACGCAAGATGACGCACTATGTTCTTACATTGGTATCCCTGGTTGGATGGTACATCACAATTATGGCTACTAGCTTTGAG GCTCTGATGATAAGCAGACTCTGGCAAGGCGTGTCAGGAGGTCTCCTCACCACAATGCGATCAGTCCTCATCGGAGAATACACCAGTCCAAAAAACCGTGGAGCCTTCCTCACTACGGTATCATTAACTCAAGCATTTGGCGTGTTTCTCAGCCATTTATTAGGGTCCTTACTAACTTGGCAAATGGTTGCCTTAATCTGTGTGTTCTTCCCTTTCATAAGTCTTATCATGGTCATTTATACCCCAGAATCTCCAAGTTGGTTGGTGACTAGAGGAAGATACGATGAATGTAGAGAAATTTTCCGGTGGTTACGAGGTTatgacgaagaagaagaattggCTGATATGATACAGTCTAGATTGGCGTATGAACGCgcggaaatcaaagagtctaTCCGTAAATCTGAAAGAAACTGGTTCAGAAATTTTATGACGATGATAAGAAAAAGAGAGTTCTACAAACCAATAATATTGATGGTGATCAGTAATATATTAATGCATTTGTCTGGTGCTTCAACATTTGCTCCATATGCAACAATGATTTTAGGTTTATTGATGGGACCAAACGCAAACGCTTATTTCTGGATGGTATTCCTGGATGCCCAAAGAATTGTGTCCAATACTTTAGCCGTTTATATAATTAATAGAGTTAATAGACGTACTATGGTATTTGCTACAGGTGCGTTATCGGTTATCAGTCATATAGCTATAGTTATCTATGTTTATTATAAACAGAACGGTTGGAATTATGAATATATTTGGTTACCAGCTCTATTGATCAATTTACAGTTTTTAGCCGTTGGAATGGGTATGGTACCAATGCCGCAAGTGATTGGTGGAGAAATATTTCCATTAGAATACAGAAGTACTGGTGGGACTATAAGTATGGCTACGGGCACGGGTTTTATGTTTGTGGCGTTAAAAACTTTTCCGGATTTAATAGAGAAGACCGGTCTACATGGCACATATGGGATATATGCTATTATACTTTTAGTAAATTTGATCCTAATGATGGCTTGGCTTCCTGAAACGAGAGGTAAAACGTTGCAGGAGATTGAGGATGAACTGAGAGGAAGGCCGTTGAAACTCGAGGAGATCCAAGCAAGGGAGTCGTTACAATCGAATCCTATCGAGATATACAAGAGGAAAATGTCTGAGAGGAGGTGTAGTAGCCCAACAATAGTTTGA